A window of Macrotis lagotis isolate mMagLag1 chromosome 1, bilby.v1.9.chrom.fasta, whole genome shotgun sequence genomic DNA:
ATGAATGATCATCTTGTTGGGAGTAGATGAGGGTGGAAGGGAGCAGTAATAGGAAGTCAGCCAGGTTCTGAAGCACTTTAAATGATAAAGAGAAAAGCATGTATGTCATCTTAGGACAGTAAGGAAGTTATTGAAGTTTCTTGATCTGGGGAATTATTTTGGTCAAATTtgtgttttagaaatatcaatttggcatCTGCCTATTCTTAGATACTGAATTGCTTTTCCCATATAGCATAGTGTATTTTGTTGCGCTCATACCCATTATCTTCTTTACCAACAGAACTGGTCCATTTCCCTCGGAAAGGCCTCCAAAACAAGACAAAATCAGTGCTGTTACCATGCCCCCCACACCGGATTTCCCCTCTGTGGGAAAAAACCTATAAGACCAGGACTGAACAGGTGCCCCACCTCAGCTACCAGGCCAAAGTCACCGAAACATCATCAGCTTCTCCATTCCTCAGAGATGCTAAGAGATTATCCTCAATAGCAGTGCCCAGAAAAATAGCCAGTTCTTCCCATCTGCCCCACACTGATCTCAAGGCAATGACTACCCTATTACCCTGTCTTCACCGAGGTCTAGCTAAAACATCCCCCCGTCATAAACATAATGCTTTCACCTCAGTCATGCCTTTTCCTAGGTCTAACTGTAAAGTCAAGAAAACTGCTCTGAAGTTTTCTGATAAACAATATCTGATGCCTCTACCTGATTACAAAAACAACCTTGACTATCTACTGGACCTTGATCAAATATCTTTGGATAACTCAGGCTCTGACCACCTTCCTAAAATTTTCCCAGGCTACAAAAATCGGACTGAGGCCATCACAAACCCTGACCAAAAGGCTTTAGCTCCAATTCCTTACCATGTTTCCTTATGTGAGGGTGACAAGACAGGATCAGGACTTGTATGCAGACCCTGCCTAGACTCTCAGACAGAAGCCACACCTGAGTCACTGACCACTACACAATACACTAAAACTTCCCTGAGGAACAAACAAAACCAGGTTAGGGCTGCATCTATGGTGTTAGGATTTAATAAGAAGGGAGACAAACCTACATCTCCAAACTCCTCCCATTGTCCTAAAAATTGGTTCAGTGCCAAAACAATAAAATCACTAGACCTGTTCAAAATGCTGGAAAAATCATATTCTGATCCCCGCCCCAAGAATATGGTATCACTGGCATACCCTGAGTCCAGATTCCTGACTTCATCCTTTTCACATCACAATCAGAAGACTAGGGTTACAATTGTAACCAGTCCTGACCATCAGGCTGAGCATATACAAGTTGCCACTTCTCAAGTCACACTTTCAATGGGCGCAGAACCCTGGGAAGAAATATCATTACCAAGGGCAGATGACCAGACTGCAACTATGGCAGATCAAGATCATGTAGCAACATTTCTATTGAATCAGGACAGTTCAGAAGATTGTACTATATCATCATCTGTCTCTGAGGCTGAAGATTTACAAGACCCAAATATCCATTTTAGATTTCAAGCAGAACAAGATCAACAAGGGAAAATGACAGAGGAAATGGAACACCAGGCTATAATCCCAGAAGATAAACATCATGAGACAACAAATCCATTCTTAGTCCTACAAGATACTTCAGCTGGTCAGTGGGTCAAACTTTCACCAAGTCAGATTAAAACTACACAACGTCTCTTTGGCCATATCTCAGTTCAAACAGACCAAAAGTCCTTTACCCATGCCTCAGTTCAGACAGAACAAGAGAGTTGGCAAACAATATCATCAAGAATAGACCATCAGATCACAATACTTATAGGCTCAGATCATGGGACAACTCCTTCACTGGGCTTAAATCCCAAGGTGGAGAACTCTGATCTTAACTACCATACAACATCTGCACAGATCCCAGACCACCAGGTGACTGGAAATATAGCCATTAATCCTCCTGTCACACTTCAAGCAAGACAAGATCACTTGGGAGAAATGGAACAAGAAATAGACCTAGATGGGATCATATTTTTAACAGGTCAGGATCATGGGCCATTGGAATTAGGCCCTCAGGACAAAAGTCTACATGACTCTGACTACCAAGAAGAAATAGTGACTGGCCAGGATCCTAAGATAATACCTCCAATGACCTTAGGGTCACAGAAAGAAATATTACCTGAATCTAACCCACAAGCTACATTTCTAACAAATTCTTACCATTTCTCCAAACAGTCACAAGACCACCTTGTCTGTTTTTCAGTTCAAAAAGAATATGAGGCCTTGGAAATAATGTCAAAAATAGATCAGGAGGAGTATGGTACAGCATCTATACTAGGCTTAGATTCCAAAAACACACTTCAAGATGATCTTGACCAAAAGACTACATCTCTTTCCACCCCTGACCATCTGGCTGAGGATTTACCAATACTAGACATCCAAATCAAGTATCATGGAGAACTAGTTCCCTGTGGAGAAATAGCAGTGGGAACACATCACCAAAACACCATATTAATAGACCAGGGTCCTCGGGCAATTCCTCCTTTGAACTTAGATCCCCAGGATAAGTCTTTACTCGCCTCTTACCCCTGGGTTACAACTCCATTGGACCAGGACCATGGAATAACAGCTCAATTAGTTTTAATCCAAAAGAACAAAGCCTTGCCCGAGCCTGATCAATGGTCCACAATTTTAACAAACCCTCATCACCAAAACCAAGCTATTCAAGATTATATTCCTGAAATCTCACTtcaaataaatcaagaaaaatggcaaaaaatgcCATCAAGAATAGACCAGCAGGCCACAGTTCTAACAGGCCAAGATCATGGAGTAACAAAACCTCTACTGGTCTTAGACATCAAGGATACACTTTCACCTAGCCTTGCCCACCAGGCCATGTCTCCACCTTGTTCTGATCACCAGGCTGAGAATATACCAGATCCAAATGTCCAGTTCGCAGTTCTAGAACACCAGGACTCCTTGGGAGAAATGGTACAGGAAACATACCACCAAAGTACAATATTAGCAGACCAGAATCATGGGACCATATCGCCAGGGAACTTAGACCCCCAGGACAAAATTTTATCTGCCTCTGATCCTCAAAACACAATTGTAAGATACCAGGATCATGAGACTTCACTTTCATCCACCTTAGGCCCACAGAACAAAACCCTAATCAAATCTGAAAACTCTGTCAAACCTCTACAATGCCCTTACCTAGCTGGGAATCATCAAG
This region includes:
- the LOC141507281 gene encoding uncharacterized protein LOC141507281 is translated as MERKPRIFPKELVHFPRKGLQNKTKSVLLPCPPHRISPLWEKTYKTRTEQVPHLSYQAKVTETSSASPFLRDAKRLSSIAVPRKIASSSHLPHTDLKAMTTLLPCLHRGLAKTSPRHKHNAFTSVMPFPRSNCKVKKTALKFSDKQYLMPLPDYKNNLDYLLDLDQISLDNSGSDHLPKIFPGYKNRTEAITNPDQKALAPIPYHVSLCEGDKTGSGLVCRPCLDSQTEATPESLTTTQYTKTSLRNKQNQVRAASMVLGFNKKGDKPTSPNSSHCPKNWFSAKTIKSLDLFKMLEKSYSDPRPKNMVSLAYPESRFLTSSFSHHNQKTRVTIVTSPDHQAEHIQVATSQVTLSMGAEPWEEISLPRADDQTATMADQDHVATFLLNQDSSEDCTISSSVSEAEDLQDPNIHFRFQAEQDQQGKMTEEMEHQAIIPEDKHHETTNPFLVLQDTSAGQWVKLSPSQIKTTQRLFGHISVQTDQKSFTHASVQTEQESWQTISSRIDHQITILIGSDHGTTPSLGLNPKVENSDLNYHTTSAQIPDHQVTGNIAINPPVTLQARQDHLGEMEQEIDLDGIIFLTGQDHGPLELGPQDKSLHDSDYQEEIVTGQDPKIIPPMTLGSQKEILPESNPQATFLTNSYHFSKQSQDHLVCFSVQKEYEALEIMSKIDQEEYGTASILGLDSKNTLQDDLDQKTTSLSTPDHLAEDLPILDIQIKYHGELVPCGEIAVGTHHQNTILIDQGPRAIPPLNLDPQDKSLLASYPWVTTPLDQDHGITAQLVLIQKNKALPEPDQWSTILTNPHHQNQAIQDYIPEISLQINQEKWQKMPSRIDQQATVLTGQDHGVTKPLLVLDIKDTLSPSLAHQAMSPPCSDHQAENIPDPNVQFAVLEHQDSLGEMVQETYHQSTILADQNHGTISPGNLDPQDKILSASDPQNTIVRYQDHETSLSSTLGPQNKTLIKSENSVKPLQCPYLAGNHQDQIPQTLLQTEQDLQETIPAGTSDQSTKLKVQDQETIPPLTFRPQNKTLLEIDLELSTPPHHQDKDTPNHVAKISIQTEQESVKMMPPRLCHQHHQDYGTTPLMDLDPKATSPTRLDLVQDYGTIPLVDLESRVTNPTGLEYWATSQHNPNQQDKIIIDQNTQVTLQACLNHWETISKEKDLNLINVTDEDFLELDNQETTQLDQVEDIQYPKVIISPQSEQDHWESLPQGVEAKDKTFTSQAISLLTLGLQDQTPPLSDHQTILQTNPKYSVEDTSDSVIHICPEMMVQEMMVQEDLEIPSIVKNQQVVGPSDQETETPLALGLEEDKVEPGLYQFTCLPSFDHQSEGPPASNIDASTQTEQDSWKTMPQRKDSWAKAQIDIDHKTTPLVGLDQNEALTGTKYEVKTSSSPYKQTEEAQSPITYISFQTDPVPWETILPIMDKQTTTLKAQNETILHKTLPGSSYQDTNMLSTDQQAGDIQRLIARVLLQMKRGYWEMPPKIDHHQNTTLKGQGNETILLLNLDSQDETLPQDTREFIPDQKMEPPENSSAHVSFQIEPKSRETIPPRIDHQVTSSMGWVNGSVSSLSSVPRDQNQPGSDHQVIISPVNPNYAPEVVPDLQTHVIAPSNNYHMPKSLMNLNHKIMSKSVASLKPGQSKQNPWCFKYIKAYTADRATITTEIIHTIIRSIPQERIRNDISKQILLKRMKVSSALHSGHQISSSYPVCLICASWIPDNCPHVQRMKYPCKAQLLAIPIPLPSCKEYMGVKFVLQIPQAKCFRFILPEIYYISQMPSCHSTDSLPSSYPGSVRSPVFLKHEAPVPSPSPERIKGLSSYIVNKYHQPGERATFRSQQSPTGTGYMKEYSSRADEPRRHPVFFRSLLERFQLKQKVN